The Nitrospira sp. KM1 genome includes a window with the following:
- a CDS encoding PilZ domain-containing protein, translating to MSERRKHSRSALPPGSLLSFSPVTMPQGSTQNLEGEGVILDLSPGGCRVSSDQAVMIGHPYSLIIQLPYYPAPVQVESAIARWISNQSFGVMFIAMHQEQERHLCEFLEYLRSDAA from the coding sequence ATGAGCGAGCGACGGAAACATTCGAGAAGCGCATTACCGCCCGGTTCGCTCTTGTCCTTTTCGCCCGTGACGATGCCTCAGGGATCGACTCAAAACCTCGAAGGAGAAGGCGTCATCCTCGATCTCTCGCCGGGAGGCTGCCGCGTCAGCAGCGACCAGGCCGTCATGATCGGCCACCCGTACAGTCTGATCATCCAGCTCCCCTATTATCCTGCTCCGGTCCAGGTGGAGTCGGCGATTGCCCGTTGGATCTCCAATCAATCATTCGGCGTGATGTTCATCGCGATGCATCAGGAGCAGGAACGCCACCTCTGTGAATTCCTGGAATACCTCCGCTCGGACGCCGCCTGA
- a CDS encoding radical SAM/SPASM domain-containing protein, which yields MGKSLPILNIPSLTAGLGSFQQQVTQFFTPTPAGVGPYDGRTVDDFKPYLVALNLTKRCNLKCDHCYLDATTKAAGGDDELSTDECFRLIDQIAAVNKGCLIVITGGEPLVRPDILDIARHAVSLGFMVVFGTNGMLIDDHMARTLVDIGVMGVGISIDSLDAAKHNSFRGVPGAWEAAVAGIEASKRNGLQFQIHFSAQPMNYQELPAVVEWAHTLGARVLNVFFMVCTGRGEELTDITPAQYEEVLGYLVNCQDNYQGMLVRARCAPHFKRLAYEKDPNSPITKATGYMGGGCLAGTNYARVTPNGELTPCPYMPLSAGNVREKSFADLWEQSDIFNSFRYPQLKGKCGDCEYTDICGGCRARPYVDHGDWLDEDQWCLYTPKGGEKIKVAFNVQEETEVNWDEASALRLSRIPYFLRAMVKKGVEKHAREHHIGLITVELMEELRKKRFGNDAPVFKPSSHA from the coding sequence ATGGGAAAGTCGCTCCCGATTCTCAATATTCCATCTCTGACGGCAGGGCTGGGCTCGTTTCAGCAGCAGGTTACACAGTTCTTCACCCCTACGCCTGCCGGCGTCGGTCCGTATGATGGACGCACCGTCGATGACTTCAAACCCTATCTCGTCGCACTGAATCTCACCAAGCGCTGCAATCTCAAGTGCGATCATTGCTATCTCGACGCGACGACCAAGGCGGCCGGAGGGGACGATGAGCTTTCGACCGACGAGTGCTTCCGCCTGATCGATCAAATTGCAGCCGTGAATAAGGGATGTCTGATCGTGATCACCGGTGGAGAACCTCTGGTGCGCCCGGACATCCTGGATATCGCCCGCCATGCCGTCTCTCTCGGCTTCATGGTGGTGTTCGGGACCAATGGCATGCTCATCGACGACCACATGGCCCGCACGCTTGTAGACATCGGTGTCATGGGCGTAGGAATCAGCATCGATTCCCTGGACGCCGCCAAGCACAATTCGTTTCGCGGGGTGCCCGGCGCGTGGGAAGCAGCCGTGGCCGGCATCGAGGCGAGTAAGCGCAATGGATTGCAGTTCCAAATCCATTTCAGCGCCCAGCCGATGAATTATCAAGAATTGCCGGCTGTCGTCGAATGGGCCCATACACTCGGTGCCCGCGTGCTCAACGTCTTCTTCATGGTCTGTACGGGACGGGGGGAAGAGTTGACCGATATCACCCCGGCGCAATACGAAGAAGTGCTCGGGTACCTGGTGAACTGCCAGGACAACTACCAAGGCATGCTGGTCCGTGCCCGTTGCGCACCTCATTTCAAACGCCTGGCCTACGAAAAAGATCCGAATTCTCCGATCACCAAAGCGACCGGTTACATGGGCGGCGGATGCCTGGCCGGAACGAACTATGCCCGTGTGACCCCGAACGGCGAATTGACACCCTGCCCCTACATGCCGCTGTCAGCCGGCAACGTCCGGGAGAAGAGTTTCGCGGATCTCTGGGAGCAATCGGACATATTCAATTCCTTCCGATATCCTCAGCTGAAAGGCAAATGCGGAGACTGCGAATACACGGATATCTGCGGCGGGTGCCGCGCCAGGCCGTATGTCGACCATGGGGACTGGCTGGACGAAGACCAGTGGTGCCTGTATACCCCCAAGGGCGGGGAAAAGATCAAGGTCGCGTTCAATGTCCAGGAAGAGACCGAGGTCAACTGGGACGAAGCATCGGCCTTACGCTTGAGCCGGATTCCCTATTTCCTACGGGCCATGGTCAAGAAGGGCGTCGAAAAACATGCGCGCGAACACCACATCGGGCTCATTACCGTCGAGTTGATGGAAGAACTCCGCAAAAAGCGGTTCGGGAATGACGCTCCGGTCTTCAAACCTTCGTCCCACGCCTGA
- the rsmA gene encoding 16S rRNA (adenine(1518)-N(6)/adenine(1519)-N(6))-dimethyltransferase RsmA, which produces MLPSDFPPANKRLGQNFLIDHNIVRKIVAAADIGQDSTVLEVGPGRGILTEALSAAAGRVVAVEIDPLLCQMLENRQAKWPNVEFICADALSYPLDQLPVGTIVVANLPYYVSTPLLFRLLDARRRFPRLVLMLQEEVVDRLVAKPGGSEYGVLSVMAQYAADIHKSFRVSAQCFRPRPEVGSAVVRLLVRERSGLTAEAEREFRLLVKAAFAHRRKTLINSLRDEGYLVSRATDVLNRLGFPLNARAETLSVSDFIALTGQFRETN; this is translated from the coding sequence GTGCTCCCGTCGGATTTTCCTCCCGCCAACAAACGGCTCGGTCAAAACTTTCTCATCGACCACAATATTGTTCGAAAGATCGTCGCCGCGGCTGACATCGGTCAAGACAGTACGGTATTGGAAGTCGGGCCGGGGCGCGGGATTCTGACAGAGGCTCTGTCGGCGGCGGCAGGGCGAGTGGTGGCCGTTGAGATCGATCCGCTGCTCTGTCAGATGCTTGAAAATCGACAGGCGAAATGGCCGAACGTCGAATTCATCTGCGCCGACGCATTATCCTACCCGCTGGATCAGCTTCCGGTCGGTACGATTGTCGTCGCGAATCTTCCATATTATGTTTCCACACCTCTTCTGTTTCGCTTGCTTGACGCCCGCAGGCGCTTCCCGAGACTTGTTCTGATGCTGCAGGAAGAAGTCGTGGACCGCCTTGTGGCAAAACCCGGCGGGTCTGAGTACGGCGTCCTGTCGGTCATGGCGCAGTATGCGGCCGACATCCATAAATCGTTTCGGGTATCCGCCCAATGTTTTCGGCCGAGACCGGAAGTCGGCTCAGCAGTCGTCCGATTACTGGTCAGAGAACGGAGCGGCTTGACAGCCGAAGCGGAGCGCGAGTTTCGTCTTCTCGTGAAGGCCGCCTTTGCTCACCGAAGAAAAACGTTGATCAATTCGCTCCGCGATGAAGGCTACCTCGTCTCAAGGGCGACGGATGTATTGAACCGTCTGGGATTTCCGCTCAATGCGCGTGCGGAAACGCTGTCTGTGTCGGACTTCATAGCTTTGACGGGGCAGTTCCGAGAAACCAATTGA
- the pdxA gene encoding 4-hydroxythreonine-4-phosphate dehydrogenase PdxA, with product MHGRPRPRLGITMGDPAGIGPEVIAKALMTDKLKSLPIPLVIGSASVMQRTVQKLKLKMRVIHVKDHQEDGGGRDVIAVLDPLDRPLMRFKPGTAAAETGAASVAYIRKAVTLAQSGYIDGMVTAPINKEAINMAGCHFPGHTELLADLTRARESGMMILGGPLKIMFATTHVAIRDLPRLLTRENIGKAIRLAHLALTRLFGIKKPRIGVAALNPHAGEHGLFGDEESRLVLPASKAAQRRGILASDPLPADTLFGKAARGEYDGVVALYHDQGLIPLKLVAFGSCVNLTVGLPIIRTSVDHGTAFDIVGKGVADPGSLIEAVTLAAALASKRRHVTRG from the coding sequence ATGCATGGGCGTCCACGTCCACGGCTGGGCATTACGATGGGGGATCCGGCAGGGATTGGACCAGAGGTCATTGCCAAAGCGTTGATGACGGACAAGCTCAAGAGCCTTCCCATTCCATTAGTTATCGGGTCGGCTTCCGTGATGCAACGGACCGTCCAAAAACTAAAATTAAAGATGCGGGTGATCCATGTCAAAGATCACCAAGAAGACGGAGGAGGTCGAGACGTCATCGCGGTTCTGGATCCGTTGGATCGTCCGTTGATGCGTTTCAAACCGGGAACTGCCGCCGCGGAAACCGGCGCGGCATCCGTCGCCTATATCCGGAAGGCGGTAACCTTGGCTCAATCCGGTTATATCGACGGGATGGTTACCGCCCCGATCAACAAAGAAGCCATCAACATGGCCGGCTGTCATTTCCCTGGTCATACCGAGCTGTTGGCCGATCTTACCCGGGCACGGGAATCCGGGATGATGATCCTGGGAGGGCCGTTAAAAATCATGTTCGCCACGACGCATGTCGCGATCAGAGACCTTCCCCGGTTGCTGACGAGAGAGAACATTGGAAAAGCGATCAGGCTCGCTCACCTTGCGCTGACGCGGTTGTTTGGAATCAAGAAACCACGCATCGGCGTCGCCGCGCTCAATCCCCATGCGGGGGAACATGGCTTGTTTGGCGACGAGGAGTCGCGGCTGGTGCTCCCGGCTTCGAAGGCGGCCCAACGTCGGGGGATTCTGGCCAGTGATCCGTTGCCCGCGGACACACTGTTTGGAAAGGCCGCGCGAGGAGAGTACGACGGGGTGGTCGCGCTGTATCACGATCAAGGGTTGATCCCGCTGAAGCTCGTGGCGTTCGGTTCGTGCGTCAACCTCACCGTCGGGCTTCCGATCATTCGCACGTCGGTTGATCATGGCACGGCCTTCGACATTGTGGGAAAAGGCGTGGCGGATCCCGGCAGCCTGATCGAGGCGGTCACGCTTGCAGCCGCATTGGCATCAAAACGCCGACACGTCACGAGAGGATAG
- a CDS encoding 2OG-Fe(II) oxygenase: MIDMAAQHSVRDAVEQAVAGLDFDRLNREYWDQNEFLFIPQFLDHSIVETLLVPEAQGVKGSLNRNYIPGHKKGGSVSYYTVMEKAPVFLDLYRSEAFRDFLSRLTGVKLMLCPDHDPHSCALYYYTEPGDHIGFHYDTSYYKGARYTILMGLVDRSTHCKLVCELFKDHPTTPSKKLELTTKPGDMVVFNGDKLWHAVTPLGEGEERIALTMEYVTNPEMGPIKRFYSNLKDSFAYFGLRGVFKRAASPRRTH; the protein is encoded by the coding sequence ATGATCGATATGGCCGCGCAACATTCTGTCAGGGACGCAGTAGAGCAGGCGGTGGCCGGCTTGGACTTTGATCGTCTCAATCGGGAATATTGGGATCAAAACGAGTTTCTCTTCATCCCGCAATTCCTCGATCACTCGATCGTTGAAACCCTCTTGGTTCCTGAGGCGCAGGGTGTGAAAGGGAGCCTGAACCGTAATTATATCCCCGGCCATAAGAAAGGCGGAAGCGTCAGCTACTACACGGTCATGGAAAAGGCCCCGGTGTTTCTCGATCTCTATCGGTCCGAGGCGTTCAGGGATTTCCTGAGCCGTCTGACGGGGGTCAAGTTGATGCTATGTCCGGACCATGACCCGCACTCATGCGCGCTCTACTACTATACTGAACCCGGAGATCATATCGGATTCCACTACGATACGTCCTATTACAAAGGGGCTCGGTACACTATTCTGATGGGTCTCGTGGATCGATCGACGCATTGCAAACTGGTCTGCGAGCTGTTCAAAGATCATCCGACCACGCCGTCGAAAAAACTCGAATTGACTACCAAGCCTGGCGATATGGTCGTTTTCAACGGCGACAAGCTGTGGCATGCCGTAACTCCACTCGGCGAAGGAGAGGAACGCATTGCCCTGACAATGGAATACGTCACCAATCCCGAAATGGGGCCGATCAAGCGCTTCTACTCCAACCTCAAAGACTCGTTTGCCTACTTCGGTCTTCGCGGTGTATTCAAGCGCGCCGCTTCTCCTCGCCGGACGCACTGA
- a CDS encoding outer membrane lipoprotein carrier protein LolA, with translation MIDTLKVLWCAWLVAGLITGIGLAATEESVDEQARKEVREVVKRLQARYEKTKDLQADFTQKTLIEGFERPITSSGKVYVKKPGRLRWNYLDPATEDIYVNKEDVKVYVPEHKQVLVGKLTQMAASKAPLELLQGAAKLDESFTVEPTPGKGRGIGGIPLLTLVPKIHEGEAQRNLQKIVVEVFPKTYYIRTVSLHEVSGNVSNFEFSSLQANIGIGDDLFEPNFPADVEIVKAPVLSQP, from the coding sequence ATGATCGATACGCTGAAGGTGCTATGGTGCGCATGGTTGGTCGCAGGGCTTATCACAGGAATCGGCTTGGCGGCGACTGAAGAATCAGTCGACGAGCAGGCCCGGAAGGAAGTCCGGGAAGTGGTAAAACGGCTACAGGCCCGGTATGAGAAGACCAAGGATTTGCAAGCCGACTTTACGCAAAAAACCTTGATCGAAGGGTTTGAGCGTCCCATTACTTCATCCGGCAAAGTGTACGTGAAGAAGCCGGGCCGCTTGCGATGGAACTATCTGGACCCTGCGACGGAGGATATCTATGTCAACAAGGAAGATGTGAAGGTCTACGTCCCGGAACACAAGCAGGTCTTGGTCGGAAAATTGACGCAAATGGCCGCGTCGAAAGCGCCGCTCGAACTCTTACAGGGAGCTGCCAAGCTCGACGAGTCGTTTACCGTGGAGCCCACGCCGGGGAAGGGACGCGGCATCGGAGGCATCCCTCTCCTGACCTTGGTGCCCAAGATTCATGAAGGCGAGGCACAGCGGAATCTGCAAAAAATCGTCGTCGAAGTGTTCCCGAAAACCTACTACATACGGACCGTTTCGCTTCACGAAGTCAGCGGCAACGTGTCGAATTTCGAATTCTCCTCTCTGCAAGCCAACATTGGGATCGGCGATGATCTGTTCGAGCCGAATTTTCCTGCCGATGTGGAAATCGTCAAGGCGCCTGTGTTAAGTCAGCCATAG
- a CDS encoding DNA translocase FtsK, with the protein MGVTSSSKRGDARRAPAPPSHIQREVIGVILIALSLLTLLSLLSFVPGEPKVIATAGTTISPPTHNLIGSVGAVFSSVLFSLIGGAAYLFPLLLGLMGARCFTQSDLSIRLRNAAASLVALLFLSGLLHLEVTAVPTISSGMVYRGQAGGLFGQALANGLREYFASTGAHILILAGLLVALLFTTPWSLAQLMLRVSAWGRRILEAGYALIPERGRTESSKDAAKVKKLKTTKTIRSVIEEVLPESDEPLMPEPPLIQPPLQPLPALDVKAVKESAREIAEVESEPVHVPEQPIAGHYRLPDPRELLSESSGTVSRISDAELTLQSEILSRALMSFGIEGKVTEVRPGPVVTMYEFEPAPGTKVARIVNLADDLALAMKAISLRIVAPIPGKSVVGIEVPNAQREMVSMKEVVMSEAFTRARSKLTLALGKDIFGAPVTADLKTMPHLLVAGATGAGKSVGLNTMLISILLSARPNEVKLLLIDPKMLEFQTYDGIPHLLRPVITDPKSAARGLSWVVQEMERRYKLLAEAGVRNIDSYNRKVAGAQGVAGDQGAEAKLDQPELPIQFLSEEARLSAGESSIPEGNPGSFAPPPTPPEPLPYIVVMIDELADLMMVAPKDVEDKIARLAQMARASGIHLVLATQRPSVDVLTGLIKANFPARIAFQVSSKTDSRTILDANGAEALLGRGDMLYLASGTGRLMRLHGSFVSDDDVRHVVEFVKEQALPSYNPELQSLKQEEAKEEEAQDEVYEQAKDLVLSTGQASASLIQRRLRVGYPRAARMIEQMEADGLVGAAGRDGRREVIGRRGPVGEAQG; encoded by the coding sequence ATGGGCGTTACCAGTTCGAGTAAGCGGGGCGACGCCCGCCGCGCCCCTGCTCCCCCCTCCCATATCCAGCGTGAAGTCATCGGCGTCATCCTCATCGCACTGAGTCTGCTTACCCTGTTGAGTCTGTTATCGTTTGTCCCCGGTGAACCCAAGGTTATTGCCACGGCCGGCACGACGATTTCTCCTCCGACCCATAACCTCATCGGTTCGGTGGGTGCCGTGTTCTCGTCGGTGCTGTTCTCGTTGATCGGAGGTGCCGCATATCTGTTTCCGCTCCTTCTCGGCCTGATGGGGGCGCGGTGTTTCACTCAAAGCGACTTGTCGATCCGGCTGAGAAATGCGGCGGCTTCGCTGGTCGCATTGCTGTTTCTGAGCGGATTGCTTCACCTGGAGGTCACCGCCGTCCCTACCATCTCGAGCGGAATGGTCTACCGTGGGCAGGCGGGAGGACTCTTCGGTCAAGCGCTGGCCAACGGTCTGCGCGAGTATTTCGCCAGCACGGGGGCGCATATTCTAATTCTTGCCGGGTTGCTCGTGGCATTGCTGTTTACCACGCCGTGGTCGCTGGCACAGCTGATGCTGAGAGTGTCGGCATGGGGGAGAAGAATCCTGGAGGCGGGGTATGCTCTTATCCCTGAACGTGGCAGGACCGAATCGTCCAAGGACGCTGCCAAGGTCAAAAAACTCAAGACGACGAAAACGATACGTTCGGTGATCGAGGAGGTGCTTCCGGAATCGGACGAACCATTGATGCCCGAACCGCCCCTCATCCAGCCCCCACTGCAGCCATTGCCGGCCCTGGATGTGAAAGCGGTCAAGGAGTCTGCACGAGAAATTGCGGAGGTCGAAAGCGAACCCGTTCATGTGCCTGAACAACCTATTGCCGGGCATTATCGTCTGCCAGATCCCAGGGAGCTCTTGAGCGAGTCCTCGGGTACCGTTTCGCGCATCAGCGATGCCGAATTGACCCTGCAGTCCGAGATCCTTTCCAGGGCATTGATGAGTTTCGGCATCGAGGGAAAAGTCACCGAAGTCCGGCCCGGCCCTGTCGTGACGATGTATGAATTCGAGCCTGCCCCCGGCACGAAAGTCGCGCGCATCGTCAACCTCGCCGATGACCTGGCTCTGGCGATGAAAGCCATCAGCCTCAGAATCGTGGCGCCGATTCCCGGGAAGTCCGTGGTCGGCATTGAAGTGCCCAATGCGCAGCGCGAAATGGTCTCGATGAAGGAAGTCGTCATGAGCGAAGCGTTCACGCGCGCCCGTTCCAAATTGACGCTGGCGCTGGGGAAGGACATTTTCGGTGCGCCTGTCACCGCCGATTTGAAGACAATGCCGCATCTACTCGTGGCCGGGGCCACCGGAGCAGGGAAGAGCGTCGGGCTCAATACCATGCTCATCAGCATCCTGCTGTCGGCCAGGCCGAATGAAGTCAAGCTGCTGCTGATCGATCCAAAGATGCTGGAATTTCAAACCTACGATGGGATTCCGCACCTGTTGCGCCCGGTCATTACCGATCCGAAGTCCGCGGCGCGAGGGTTGAGTTGGGTCGTCCAAGAGATGGAACGGCGCTATAAGCTTCTGGCTGAAGCCGGCGTCCGCAACATCGATTCGTACAACCGGAAGGTGGCGGGTGCCCAGGGGGTTGCCGGTGATCAAGGTGCAGAAGCCAAGCTGGACCAACCAGAGCTACCCATACAGTTCTTGTCGGAAGAGGCCAGATTATCGGCCGGTGAGAGCAGCATCCCTGAAGGAAATCCGGGATCGTTTGCTCCGCCGCCTACACCGCCGGAGCCGCTTCCATACATCGTGGTCATGATCGACGAATTAGCCGATTTGATGATGGTAGCGCCCAAGGACGTCGAAGATAAGATTGCACGGCTGGCCCAGATGGCTCGCGCGTCGGGAATTCATTTGGTTCTGGCCACACAGCGTCCGTCGGTCGACGTCTTGACCGGGCTGATCAAGGCAAACTTCCCCGCACGGATCGCCTTTCAGGTTTCCTCGAAGACCGATTCGCGCACGATCCTGGATGCCAACGGGGCGGAAGCCTTGTTGGGACGGGGAGATATGCTGTACCTGGCATCCGGCACAGGCCGGTTGATGCGCCTGCATGGTTCCTTTGTCTCTGACGACGACGTCCGCCACGTCGTTGAATTCGTCAAAGAGCAGGCCCTTCCAAGTTACAATCCCGAACTCCAGTCGTTGAAACAGGAAGAAGCCAAAGAGGAAGAGGCCCAGGACGAAGTGTATGAACAGGCCAAGGACCTGGTCCTGTCCACCGGACAGGCTTCCGCATCATTGATCCAACGCCGGCTGCGTGTCGGGTATCCGAGAGCTGCCAGGATGATTGAGCAGATGGAGGCGGATGGACTTGTTGGCGCCGCCGGGCGCGACGGACGCCGGGAAGTTATCGGAAGGCGGGGGCCGGTAGGAGAGGCACAGGGATGA